One part of the Paramormyrops kingsleyae isolate MSU_618 chromosome 2, PKINGS_0.4, whole genome shotgun sequence genome encodes these proteins:
- the LOC111858699 gene encoding spectrin alpha chain, non-erythrocytic 1 isoform X8, with translation MRSCRQSAAFTQDGKQIVLCIERGLCKADQMMDTSGTKVLETADDIQDRRQQVLDRYRRFKELSAQRRQKLEDSYRFQFFRRDADELEKWIQEKLQIASDESYKDPTNLQGKLQKHQAFEAEVQANSGAIVKLDETGNLMITEGHFAFEIIRTRLEELHRLWELLLLRTREKGERLLQAQKLVLYLRECEDALDWISDKEPIATSEELGQDLEHVEVLQKKFEGFQTDLAAHEERVNDVNQLAEKLVQEAHPEAALITRKKEEVNAAWKRLKDLAQQRQTKLFGSSEVQRFNRDVDETISWIREKEQLMASDDFGRDLASVQALLRKHEGLERDLAALEDKVNTLGTEAERLQQSHPQNATQIHLKRDELIANWEQIRTLAAERHAHLNDSYRLQRFTADFRDLTSWVTEMKALINADELANDVAGAEALLDRHQEHKGEIDAHEDSFKGTDEAGQALLNTGHYASEEVKEKLGVLAEEKESLLELWELRRQQYEQCMDLQLFYRDTEQVDNWMSKQEAFLLNEDLGDSLDSVEALLKKHEDFEKSLSAQEEKITALDEFATKLIQNNHYAKEDVATRRDALLSRRNALHERAQSRRAALEDSFHLQQFFRDSDELKSWINEKMKTATDEAYKDPSNLQGKVQKHQAFEAELSANQSRVDALHKSGQELLDARHYALDEVSARMGEVSAMWKRLLEATELKGIKLREANQQQQFNRNVEDIELWLYEVEGHLASDDYGKDLTGVQNLQKKHALLEADVAAHQDRIDGITIQARQFQEAGHFDADTIKRKQEALVARYEALKEPMAARKQKLADSLRLQQLFRDVEDEETWIREKEPIAASTNRGKDLIGVQNLLKKHQALQAEIAGHEPRIKAVSQKGQAMVEEGHFAGDEVKAKLAELSGKWEVLKGKASQRRQDLEDSLQAQQYFADANEAESWMREKEPIVGSPDYGKDEDSAEALLKKHEALMSDLSAYGSSIESLKEQAQACRQQVAPTDDETGKELVLALYDYQEKSPREVTMKKGDVLTLLNSTNKDWWKVEVNDRQGFVPAAYVKKLDPTQSSSRENLLDEQSSIAARQEQIENQYGALLELGEKRKNMLEKSCKKFMVFREASELQQWISEKESALTSEEVASDLEQVEVLQKKFDDFQKDLKANESRLRDINNVASELEAEGLMAEETPVLQAQQQEMLGAAPGKDHPDSKNVSPWKSMRLTVQTVASFNTIKELNERWRSLQKLAEERSNVLGSAHEVQRFHRDADETKEWIEEKNQALNTDNYGHDLASVQALQRKHEGFERDLAALGDKVNSLGETAERLIQSHPEAVDDIQEKCTELNAAWSSLVGRADQRKAKLGSSHDLQRFLSDFRDLMSWINGIRGLVSSDELAKDVTGAEALLERHQEHRTEIDARAGTFQAFEQFGQQLLARGHFASPEIQEKLEALDRERADLEKAWVQRRMMLDQCLELQLFNRDCEQAENWMAAREAFLASDDKGDSLDSVEALIKKHEDFDKAINVQEEKIAALQSFADQLIGADHYSKPEISARRNEVLDRWRRLKAKMIEKRSKLGESQTLQQFSRDVDEIEAWISEKLQTATDESYKDPTNIQLSKLLSKHQKHQAFEAELHANADRIRGVIDMGNSLIQRGACAGSEDAVKVRLSALDDQWQFLVNKSAEKSQKLKEANKQQNFNTGIKDFDFWLSEVEALLASEDYGKDLASVNNLLKKHQLLEADISAHEDRLKDLNGQADSLMASNAFDTSQVKDKRDAVNGRFGKIKSMAAGRRAKLNESHRLHQFFRDLDDEESWIKEKKLLVSSEDYGRDLTGVQNLRKKHKRLEAELGAHEPAIQSVLDTGKKLSDDNTIGQEEIQQRLAQFVEHWKELKDLAAARGQRLEESLEYQQFVANVEEEEAWINEKLNLVGSEDYGDTLAAVQGLLKKHEAFETDFTVHRDRVSDVCSNGDELISKNNHHVDNISAKMKALRGKVSELERAAAQRKTKLDENSAFLQFNWKADVVESWIGEKENSLKTDDYGRDLSSVQTLLTKQETFDAGLQAFQQEGITNITALKDQLLAAKHVQSRAIEARHAALMKRWNQLLANSADRKKKLLEAQKHFRKVEDLFLTFAKKASAFNSWFENAEEDLTDPVRCNSLEEIRALRDAHEAFRSSLSSAEADFSQLAELDRQIKSYQVMSNPYTWFTMEALEETWRNLQKIIKERELELQKEQRRQEENDKLRQEFAQHANAFHQWLQETRTYLLDGSCMVEESGTLESQLEATKRKHQEIRAMRSQLKKIEDLGAAMEEALILDNKYTEHSTVGLAQQWDQLDQLGMRMQHNLEQQIQARNTTGVTEEALKEFSMMFKHFDKDKSGRLNHQEFKSCLRSLGYDLPMVEEGEPDPEFEAILDTVDPNRDGHVSLQEYMAFMISRETENVKSSEEIESAFRALSAENKPYVTKEELYQNLTKEQADYCISHMKPYMDSKGRELPSAFDFVEFTRSLFVN, from the exons ACCAGATGATGGACACTAGTGGGACCAAGGTGCTGGAGACGGCCGATGACATCCAGGACCGGCGGCAGCAGGTTCTGGACCGGTACCGGCGCTTCAAGGAGCTGTCGGCCCAGCGGCGGCAGAAGTTGGAGGATTCCTACCGTTTCCAGTTCTTCCGACGTGACGCCGACGAGCTGGAGAAGTGGATCCAGGAGAAGCTGCAGATCGCCTCTGATGAGAGCTACAAAGACCCCACCAACTTGCAG GGAAAGCTGCAGAAGCACCAGGCCTTCGAGGCAGAGGTGCAGGCGAACTCTGGAGCCATCGTCAAGCTGGACGAGACGGGCAACCTGATGATCACCGAGGGCCACTTTGCTTTCGAAATCATCCGG ACTCGCCTGGAGGAGCTGCACCGGCTGTGGGAGCTGCTCCTTCTGAGGACCCGGGAGAAGGGCGAGCGGCTTCTCCAGGCCCAGAAGCTGGTGCTGTACCTGCGGGAGTGTGAGGATGCACTGGACTGGATCAGCGACAAG GAGCCCATCGCCACCTCTGAGGAGCTGGGTCAAGACCTGGAGCATGTGGAGGTGCTGCAGAAGAAGTTTGAGGGGTTCCAGACGGACCTGGCGGCCCATGAGGAGCGTGTCAACGACGTGAACCAGCTGGCGGAGAAGTTGGTGCAGGAGGCGCACCCCGAGGCGGCACTGATCACACGGAAGAAGGAGGAGGTCAATGCCGCATGGAAGCGCCTCAAGGACCTGGCCCAGCAGCGGCAGACCAAGCTATTTGGGTCATCTGAGGTGCAGCGGTTCAACAG GGACGTGGACGAGACCATCAGCTGGATCAGGGAGAAGGAGCAGCTGATGGCGTCGGACGACTTTGGCCGCGACCTGGCGAGCGTGCAGGCCCTGCTGCGGAAGCACGAGGGCCTGGAGAGGGACCTGGCCGCCCTGGAGGACAAG GTGAACACCCTGGGTACAGAGGCGGAGCGGCTGCAGCAGAGCCACCCCCAGAACGCTACCCAGATCCATCTGAAGAGGGACGAGCTCATTGCCAACTGGGAGCAGATCCGCACCCTGGCAGCAGAGCGCCACGCCCACCTCAACGACTCCTACAG gctgcagcGCTTCACGGCGGATTTCCGCGACCTGACCAGCTGGGTGACGGAGATGAAAGCCCTGATTAATGCCGATGAGCTAGCCAATGACGTCGCCGGTGCTGAAGCCCTTCTGGACCGACATCAGGAACATAAG GGAGAAATCGATGCCCATGAGGACAGCTTCAAGGGGACGGACGAGGCTGGTCAGGCCCTCCTCAACACCGGGCACTACGCCTCCGAGGAAGTGAAAGAGAAg CTGGGAGTCCTGGCTGAGGAGAAGGAATCCCTCTTGGAGCTGTGGGAGCTGCGCAGGCAGCAGTACGAGCAGTGCATGGACCTGCAGCTCTTCTACAGGGACACCGAGCAGGTGGACAACTGGATGAGCAAGCAGGAG GCCTTCCTCCTGAACGAGGACCTGGGAGACTCGCTGGACAGTGTGGAGGCCCTGCTGAAGAAGCACGAGGACTTCGAGAAGTCGCTTAGCGCACAGGAGGAGAAAATAACT GCCTTGGATGAATTTGCTACCAAGTTGATCCAGAACAACCACTATGCCAAGGAGGACGTGGCCACCCGTAGGGACGCG CTGCTGAGCCGACGTAACGCCCTGCATGAGCGCGCTCAGTCCCGCCGGGCCGCTCTGGAGGACTCATTCCACCTGCAGCAGTTCTTCCGTGACTCGGACGAGCTGAAGAGCTGGATCAATGAGAAGATGAAGACCGCCACAGACGAGGCCTACAAG gACCCCTCAAACCTGCAGGGCAAAGTGCAGAAGCACCAGGCCTTCGAGGCGGAGCTCTCGGCTAATCAGAGCCGCGTGGACGCCCTGCACAAGTCCGGCCAGGAGCTGCTGGATGCCCGGCACTACGCCTTGGACGAGGTGTCGGCCCGCATGGGCGAGGTCAGCGCCATGTGGAAGCGGCTGCTGGAAGCTACCGAGCTGAAAG GCATCAAGCTCCGCGAGGccaaccagcagcagcagttCAACCGCAACGTGGAGGACATCGAGCTGTGGCTGTATGAGGTGGAGGGCCACCTGGCCTCCGACGACTACGGCAAGGACCTGACGGGCGTTCAGAACCTGCAGAAGAAGCACGCCCTGCTGGAAGCCGACGTGGCCGCCCACCAG GACCGCATAGACGGCATCACCATCCAGGCCCGGCAGTTCCAGGAGGCGGGCCACTTCGACGCCGACACCATCAAGCGGAAGCAGGAGGCGCTGGTGGCCCGCTACGAGGCGCTGAAGGAGCCCATGGCCGCACGCAAGCAGAAGCTGGCCGACTCGCTGCGCCTGCAGCAACTCTTCCGCGACGTGGAGGATGAGGAGACCTGGATCCGTGAGAAGGAGCCCATCGCCGCTTCCACCAACAGGG GGAAGGACTTGATTGGTGTGCAGAATCTTCTGAAGAAGCACCAGGCACTGCAGGCCGAGATCGCAGGCCACGAGCCTCGGATCAAGGCCGTCTCTCAGAAGGGCCAGGCCATGGTGGAAGAGG GTCACTTTGCCGGGGACGAGGTGAAGGCCAAGCTGGCGGAGTTGAGCGGGAAGTGGGAGGTGCTGAAGGGGAAGGCATCCCAGCGTCGCCAGGACCTGGAGGACTCACTGCAGGCACAGCAGTACTTTGCCGACGCCAACGAGGCTGAGTCATGGATGCGGGAGAAGGAGCCCATCGTGGGGAGCCCTGACTACGGCAAGGACGAGGACTCTGCCGAG gctctGTTGAAGAAGCACGAGGCCCTGATGTCTGACCTGAGTGCCTACGGTAGCAGCATCGAGTCCCTGAAGGAGCAGGCCCAGGCTTGCAGG CAACAAGTGGCTCCCACGGATGATGAGACGGGCAAGGAGCTGGTGCTGGCCCTCTACGACTACCAGGAGAAGAGCCCCCGCGAGGTCACCATGAAGAAGGGCGACGTCCTCACCCTGCTCAACAGCACCAACAAG GACTGGTGGAAGGTGGAAGTGAACGACCGGCAAGGCTTCGTGCCGGCCGCCTATGTGAAGAAGCTGGACCCCACGCAGTCCTCATCCCGCGAGAATCTCCTGGACGAGCAGAGCAGCATCGCAGCGCGGCAGGAGCAGATCGAGAACCA GTATGGTGCCCTGCTGGAGCTGGGCGAGAAGCGTAAGAACATGCTGGAGAAGAGCTGCAAGAAGTTCATGGTGTTCCGCGAGGCCAGCGAGCTGCAGCAATGGATCAGCGAGAAGGAGAGCGCCCTCACCAGCGAGGAGGTGGCCTCTGACCTGGAGCAGGTGGAGGTGCTGCAGAAGAAGTTTGATGACTTCCAGAAG GACCTGAAGGCCAACGAGTCACGCCTCCGCGACATCAACAACGTGGCATCGGAGCTGGAGGCCGAGGGGCTGATGGCCGAGGAGACGCCCGTCCTGCAGGCGCAG CAACAGGAGATGTTAGGTGCAGCTCCTGGAAAG GATCACCCTGATTCCAAAAATGTCTCCCCATGGAAG TCTATGCGTTTGACTGTACAAACGGTGGCTAGTTTTAACACCATCAAG GAACTGAACGAGCGCTGGAGGTCGCTGCAGAAGTTGGCTGAGGAGAGGAGCAACGTTCTGGGCAGCGCTCACGAGGTGCAGAGGTTCCACAG GGATGCCGACGAGACCAAGGAGTGGATCGAGGAGAAGAATCAGGCCCTGAACACCGACAATTACGGCCATGACCTGGCCAGCGTGCAGGCTCTCCAGCGCAAACACGAGGGCTTCGAGAGAGACCTGGCCGCTCTGGGAGACAAG GTGAACTCCCTGGGCGAGACGGCGGAGCGGCTGATCCAGTCACACCCAGAGGCAGTGGATGACATCCAGGAGAAGTGCACGGAGCTGAACGCGGCCTGGAGCAGCCTGGTGGGCCGAGCCGACCAGCGCAAGGCCAAGCTGGGCAGCTCCCACGACCTGCAGCGGTTCCTCAGCGATTTCAG GGACCTGATGTCCTGGATCAATGGGATTCGGGGGCTGGTGTCGTCGGATGAGCTAGCCAAGGACGTGACGGGAGCAGAGGCTCTGCTGGAGAGGCACCAG GAGCACCGCACAGAGATTGACGCCCGCGCCGGAACTTTCCAAGCCTTCGAACAGTTCGGCCAGCAGCTGCTGGCACGCGGCCACTTTGCCAGCCCTGAGATACAGGAGAAGCTGGAGGCATTGGATCGTGAGCGGGCCGACCTGGAGAAGGCCTGGGTGCAGAGGCGCATGATGCTGGACCAGTGCCTGGAGCTGCAG TTGTTCAACCGCGACTGCGAGCAGGCTGAGAACTGGATGGCAGCCCGCGAGGCCTTCCTGGCGAGCGATGACAAGGGCGACTCCCTGGACAGCGTGGAGGCGCTCATCAAGAAGCACGAGGACTTCGACAAGGCCATCAACGTGCAGGAGGAGAAGATCGCAGCCTTGCAGTCGTTCGCTGACCAGCTCATTGGGGCCGACCACTACTCCAAGCCAGAGATATCGGCTCGCCGGAATGAGGTCTTGGACAG GTGGCGCCGGCTGAAGGCCAAGATGATTGAAAAGCGCTCCAAGCTGGGCGAGTCGCAGACCCTGCAGCAGTTCAGCCGCGACGTGGATGAGATCGAGGCCTGGATCAGCGAGAAGCTGCAGACCGCCACCGACGAGTCCTACAAGGATCCCACCAACATCCAG CTGTCCAAACTGCTG AGCAAACACCAGAAGCACCAGGCCTTTGAGGCGGAGCTGCACGCCAACGCTGACCGCATCCGTGGGGTGATTGACATGGGCAACTCACTCATCCAGAGGGGGGCCTGTGCAGGGAGCGAGGACGCTGTCAAG GTGCGGCTCAGTGCCCTGGATGACCAGTGGCAGTTCCTGGTGAATAAGTCTGCAGAGAAGAGCCAGAAGCTGAAGGAGGCCAACAAGCAGCAGAACTTCAACACAGGCATCAAGGACTTTGACTTCTGGCTCTCTGAG GTGGAGGCTCTGCTTGCCTCTGAGGATTATGGGAAGGACTTGGCCTCTGTCAACAACCTGCTGAAAAAACACCAGCTTCTGGAGGCTGACATCTCTGCCCACGAG GACCGCCTGAAGGACCTGAATGGTCAGGCTGACAGCCTGATGGCCAGCAACGCATTTGACACCTCCCAGGTGAAGGACAAGCGTGACGCGGTCAACGGACGCTTCGGCAAGATCAAGAGCATGGCTGCTGGCCGCCGTGCCAAGCTCAATGAGTCGCATCGGCTGCACCAGTTCTTCAGGGACCTGGACGATGAGGAATCCTGGATCAA GGAGAAGAAGCTACTGGTAAGCTCTGAAGACTATGGCCGTGATCTGACAGGTGTGCAGAACCTGAGGAAGAAACACAAGAGGCTTGAGGCAGAGCTGGGTGCCCACGAGCCAGCCATACAG TCTGTGCTTGACACTGGTAAGAAGCTTTCGGACGACAACACCATTGGCCAGGAGGAGATACAGCAGAGGCTGGCTCAGTTTGTGGAGCACTGGAAGGAGCTGAAGGACCTGGCAGCTGCTCG AGGACAGAGGTTAGAGGAGTCGTTGGAGTATCAGCAGTTTGTGGCCAacgtggaggaggaagaggccTGGATCAATGAGAAGCTGAACTTGGTGGGAAGTGAAGATTATGGGGACACTTTGGCCGCTGTGCAG GGCTTGCTGAAGAAACATGAGGCATTTGAAACGGACTTCACCGTGCACAGGGACAGGGTGAGCGACGTGTGCTCCAACGGAGATGAGCTCATCAGCAAG AACAACCACCATGTGGACAACATCAGTGCCAAGATGAAGGCCCTGCGTGGTAAAGTGTCCGAGCTGGAGAGGGCGGCCGCCCAGAGGAAAACCAAGCTGGATGAGAACTCTGCCTTCCTGCAGTTCAACTGGAAGGCCGACGTGGTGGAGTCTTGGATCG GCGAGAAAGAGAACAGCCTGAAGACCGACGATTACGGCAGAGACCTCTCTTCCGTCCAGACGCTGCTAACTAAGCAG GAAACGTTCGACGCCGGGCTGCAGGCCTTCCAGCAGGAGGGCATCACCAACATCACGGCACTCAAGGACCAGCTGTTGGCGGCCAAGCATGTGCAGTCACGCGCCATCGAGGCCCGTCATGCAGCCCTCATGAAGCGCTGGAACCAGCTGCTCGCCAACTCGGCCGACCGCAAGAAGAAGCTGTTGGAGGCCCAGAAGCACTTCAGGAAG GTTGAGGACCTTTTCTTGACCTTTGCTAAGAAAGCCTCAGCCTTCAACAGCTGGTTCGAGAATGCAGAGGAGGACCTGACTGACCCAGTTCGCTGTAACTCCCTGGAGGAGATCCGGGCTCTCCGTGATGCCCATGAGGccttccgctcctcgctcagcTCCGCCGAGGCTGACTTCAGCCAGCTGGCTGAGCTGGACCGGCAGATCAAGAGCTACCAGGTGATGTCCAACCCCTATACCTGGTTCACCATGGAGGCTCTGGAAGAAACCTGGAGGAACCTGCAGAAGATCATCAAG GAGCGGGAGCTGGAGCTGCAGAAGGAGCAGCGGCGCCAGGAGGAGAATGACAAACTGCGGCAGGAGTTTGCGCAACACGCCAACGCCTTCCACCAGTGGCTGCAGGAGACCAG GACATATCTTCTGGATGG GTCCTGCATGGTGGAGGAATCGGGGACCCTGGAATCCCAGCTGGAAGCAACTAAG CGCAAGCACCAGGAGATCCGGGCTATGCGCAGCCAGCTCAAGAAGATTGAGGACCTGGGGGCGGCCATGGAGGAGGCCCTGATCCTGGATAACAAGTACACAGAGCACAGCACGGTGGGGTTGGCGCAGCAGTGGGACCAGCTGGACCAGCTGGGTATGAGGATGCAGCACAACCTGGAGCAGCAGATCCAGGCCAG GAACACCACAGGTGTGACAGAGGAGGCCCTGAAGGAATTCAGCATGATGTTCAA GCATTTCGACAAGGACAAGTCGGGCCGTCTCAACCACCAGGAGTTCAAGTCCTGCCTGCGTTCCCTGGGCTACGACCTGCCCATGGTGGAGGAGGGGGAACCCGACCCGGAGTTCGAGGCCATCCTGGATACTGTCGACCCCAACAG GGATGGTCACGTGTCCCTGCAAGAGTACATGGCCTTTATGATCAGCCGGGAGACGGAGAACGTCAAGTCCAGCGAGGAGATCGAGAGTGCCTTCCGGGCCCTTAGTGCTGAGAACAAGCCCTACGTGACCAAGGAGGAACTGTACCAG AACCTGACCAAGGAACAGGCAGACTACTGCATCTCGCACATGAAGCCGTACATGGACAGCAAGGGCCGCGAGCTGCCCTCCGCCTTCGATTTTGTGGAGTTCACCCGCTCACTCTTCGTCAATTAG